In Vigna radiata mitochondrion, complete genome, one DNA window encodes the following:
- the atp6 gene encoding ATPase subunit 6 produces the protein MDMKIGDLYFSFTNPSLFMLLTLSLVLLLFHFVTKNGGGKSVPNAWQSLVELIYDFVPNLVNEQIAGNVKQKFFPCILVTFTFSLFCNPQGMIPYSFTVTSHFLITLGLSFSIFIGITIVGFQRNGLHFLSFSLPAGVPLPLAPFLVLLELIPHCFRALSSGIRLFANMMAGHSSVKILSGSAWTMLCMNDLFYFIGDLGPLFIVLALTGPELGVAISQAHVSTISICIYLNDATNLHQTG, from the coding sequence ATGGATATGAAGATAGGTGACTTGTATTTCTCATTCACAAATCCCTCATTGTTTATGCTGCTCACTCTCAGTTTGGTCTTACTGCTGTTTCATTTTGTTACTAAAAATGGAGGAGGAAAGTCAGTACCCAATGCTTGGCAATCCTTGGTAGAGCTTATTTATGATTTCGTGCCGAACCTGGTAAACGAACAAATAGCCGGAAATGTGAAACAAAAGTTTTTCCCTTGCATCTTGGTCACTTTTACTTTTTCGTTATTTTGTAATCCCCAGGGTATGATACCTTATAGCTTCACAGTTACAAGTCATTTTCTCATTACTTTGGGTCTCTCATTTTCTATTTTTATTGGCATTACTATAGTGGGATTTCAAAGAAATGGGCTTCATTTTTTAAGCTTCTCATTACCCGCAGGGGTCCCACTGCCGTTAGCACCTTTTTTAGTACTCCTTGAGCTAATCCCTCATTGTTTTCGCGCATTAAGCTCAGGAATACGTTTATTTGCTAATATGATGGCCGGTCATAGTTCAGTAAAGATTTTAAGTGGGTCCGCTTGGACTATGCTATGTATGAATGATCTTTTCTATTTCATAGGAGATCTTGGTCCTTTATTTATAGTTCTTGCATTAACCGGTCCGGAATTAGGTGTAGCTATATCACAAGCTCATGTTTCTACGATCTCAATCTGTATTTACTTGAATGATGCTACAAATCTCCATCAAACTGGATAG
- the nad9 gene encoding NADH dehydrogenase subunit 9: protein MDNQSIFKYSWETLPKKWVKKMERSEHGNRSDTKTDYLFQLLCFLKLHTYTRVQVSIDICGVDYPSRKRRFEVVYNLLSTRYNSRIRVQTSADEVTRISPVVSLFPSAGRWEREVWDMFGVSSINHPDLRRISTDYGFEGHPLRKDLPLSGYVEVRYDDPEKRVVSEPIEMTQEFRYFDFASPWEQRSDG from the coding sequence ATGGATAACCAATCCATTTTCAAATATAGTTGGGAGACTTTACCCAAGAAATGGGTTAAAAAAATGGAAAGATCGGAACATGGGAATAGATCTGATACCAAAACGGACTACCTATTTCAATTGTTGTGCTTTCTTAAATTGCATACCTATACAAGGGTTCAAGTTTCGATCGATATTTGCGGAGTTGATTATCCCTCTCGAAAACGAAGATTTGAAGTGGTCTATAATTTACTGAGTACTCGGTATAACTCACGCATTCGTGTACAAACCAGTGCAGACGAAGTAACACGAATATCTCCGGTAGTCAGTCTATTTCCATCAGCCGGCCGGTGGGAGCGAGAAGTTTGGGATATGTTTGGTGTTTCTTCCATCAATCATCCGGATCTACGCCGTATATCAACAGATTATGGTTTCGAGGGTCATCCATTACGAAAAGACCTTCCTCTGAGTGGATATGTAGAAGTACGCTATGATGATCCAGAGAAACGTGTGGTTTCTGAACCCATTGAGATGACCCAAGAATTTCGCTATTTCGATTTTGCTAGTCCTTGGGAACAGCGTAGCGACGGATAA